The sequence GGAAATGATGTGGCAGGGATTGCTCAACAACGAATGGCCCTGTACCTATACCGATGAAAGTTCCGGCGTTCCTACAACCATTACCTGGAGCATAGGCCCACAGCCGGTTAAGTTAACCAGGTTTAACCTGCTTACCCGCCGGGAAGGCAGCTTGTACTATGCCAAAGGAAGTCCGCGCAGGTTTGAAGTATATGGTTCTAATGAACCAACCCGTGATGGCGACTGGTCTAAATGGACGAAGATATTAACCTGTGAAGTGGTGAAGCCTTCGGGCCTGCCGCTGGGGCAGGAAAACAGTGCAGATGCTGCGGCCGGCGCGGCCGGATTCACGTTCGATTTCAATGAAGATACACCGCCCTACAGGTACCTGCGCATCAAATGCCTGAATAACTGGATCGGCTCTTATTTCATCGTTATCCAGAACATGAATATCTGGGCTACAGAATAAATAGAAGATTTCCCCGCAGTGTCTCCCGTAGGGGACGCTGCGGACAATGGAACTTATAAAAAGTAAAAACTACGTTCATGAAACGATACATCATCAACATACCCTTTTGCACCCTCGCAGTACTGACCCTGCTGGTCTTTGCTGCCTGCAAAAAGATGGACGACTATAAAAAGTTTGCCGAAGGCGGGGAAGTAATTTATCCTTCTACCTTCGACTCCCTGAAAGTGATATCCGGAAATGGCCGGGTAATGATCACGGGTTTGCTGGCAGGCGATCCCAAAGTAACGAAGTACAGGGTTTTTTGGAATAGTGGCAATGATTCACTCGAAGCGCCCTTTGTTCGCTCCGGTGGTATAGATACCCTGAAGCAGATCGTAAGCAACCTGCCCGAAGGGCCTATCACTTTTACAGTACGTACGTATGATGCCAAAGGCAACCGGTCAATACCCATGATCGTTACCGGTAATGTATATGGCCAGAGCTTCCAGACTTCCGTAAATCAGCGGGGTAACCGGGTAGTACTCAAAACTTCCTTCTCACAGGATGGGGCTGCTATTATCCATTGGGCCAATGTGGATGCGTATGTAGGCGTGCTCGGCATGCAACTCCATTATGTGGATGCAGACAATGTACCCCGCGATACGATAGTGCATGTACAGTTGGTTGACCAGCAAACCATCCTGCCCAATGCGGGGATTAAAAATCTTATTACTTACAACACTTTGTATTTGCCGGAGAAAGTAGGTATAGATACTTTTACTGTTTCGCAGAAGGAATTGCCTGCATTTACGGAAGTAACTTTATTGAACAGCCAGAAGCCGGTAGCCAACGCCGCCAACGATGGCAGCCGCTGGGCTACGCTGCGCGACTGGATCACCAATCCCGCTGCCAAAAACCACAATGGCTATGGCGGCACTGATATCTCCGGCGATCCCAAGATCTATTTTGAAGCAGGATGGGGAGGGGCAGCTATTCAGAACGGCAAGATACATCAGGTCGTTACACTGCCGCCCGGCAAGTATAAGTTTGAAGGATCGGTAGACTGGTACCACCGTGGCTCCCGGAATGATACGTACCTGGTAGCGATGGCCGGCCCTAATGGATTGCCGGATGTAGACAATGTGAATACAGCCATTGCGTCGGCCAAACTGGAAAACGGCTGGTGGTCGTGGGATACTACTTTTGAGTTAACCCAAAAGACCACGCTTTCACTCGGCCTGTTGCTGTATATGAATGATGATGGTGAAGCTACCCGGTTAAACAGTCTTAGATTATATATTGTGAATTAATACAGGAATTATTGCATGACTAGAAAAAACGTTCTGTTATTACTGTTAACGATTTGTTTTGGCGTTTTTGTAAAGCAGGCATTTTCCGCAGAGTCTCCCGCAGGGGACTCTGCGGGGAAAATCACGCAGTCGGGGCTCAATACCCCGTTGCGTTTATGGTATGATAAACCGGCTGCCCAATGGGAAGAAACCCTGCCGCTGGGCAATGGCCGCCTGGGCATGATGCCCGATGGAGGTGTGGGGAAAGAAAACATCGTGCTGAATGACATTACGCTTTGGTCGGGCGCGCCACAGGATGCCAACAATAAAGAAGCGTATAAGAAATTGCCGGAGATACAACGGTTGTTACTGGAAGGAAAGAATGACCAGGCACAGGCCCTTATTGATAAGGATTTTATTTGTACCGGGAAAGGCTCCGGTGCCGAACCTTTTGGTTGCTTCCAGACCCTGGGCAACCTCAGTATGGCATTCCGCTACAAGGGCGTGCAGGGAAATGATGTACCCTATGGCAATTATACCAGGACGCTTTCTTTGGATGATGCCCTGGCGGCTTGTTCTTACCAGGTAGGGGATGTTACCTATAAAAGGGAATACTTCACCAGCTTTGGTGATGATGTGGGCATGATCAGGATCACTGCCAGTAAGCCTGGCATGATCAGCTTTAACCTCTCTCTATCCCGGGAAGAAAAAGGAAGTGTGCGGGTGAATGAAAAGACGCTGGAAATGGTTGGCCAACTGGAGAATGGTACCGATGGCAAGGGCATGGAATACATCGCACAGGTGGCGCTCCGGTTACAGGGAGGCAAATTAAGTACAACAGGCAACCAACTGGTGGTGAACGATGCTACTGAAGTGGTCGTATTCTTTTCTGCCAAAACCAGTTTCAAAGACAAGGCATTTCGCCAGCATGCACAGCAGTTGCTGGATAAAGCGATGGCTGTTGATTACGGACTACAAAAGAAAAAGCATATTACTAACTTCCGGAAACTCTTCCATCGTCAGCAGGTATGGCTGGGGTCCGGTGGTTCAGATAAGCTCACCACCGATAAAAGGCTGGAACAATTTTACAATGCCACCACACCCGATAATCAACTAACGGTCTTATTCTACCAGTTCAGCCGCTACCTGTCTATCAGCAGTACGCGGGTAGGTTTATTGCCGCCTAATTTACAAGGCTTGTGGGCCCACCAGATCCGTACTCCCTGGAATGGCGACTATCACCTGGATGTGAATGTGCAGATGAATCACTG comes from Paraflavitalea devenefica and encodes:
- a CDS encoding DUF4998 domain-containing protein produces the protein MKRYIINIPFCTLAVLTLLVFAACKKMDDYKKFAEGGEVIYPSTFDSLKVISGNGRVMITGLLAGDPKVTKYRVFWNSGNDSLEAPFVRSGGIDTLKQIVSNLPEGPITFTVRTYDAKGNRSIPMIVTGNVYGQSFQTSVNQRGNRVVLKTSFSQDGAAIIHWANVDAYVGVLGMQLHYVDADNVPRDTIVHVQLVDQQTILPNAGIKNLITYNTLYLPEKVGIDTFTVSQKELPAFTEVTLLNSQKPVANAANDGSRWATLRDWITNPAAKNHNGYGGTDISGDPKIYFEAGWGGAAIQNGKIHQVVTLPPGKYKFEGSVDWYHRGSRNDTYLVAMAGPNGLPDVDNVNTAIASAKLENGWWSWDTTFELTQKTTLSLGLLLYMNDDGEATRLNSLRLYIVN
- a CDS encoding glycoside hydrolase family 95 protein; translation: MTRKNVLLLLLTICFGVFVKQAFSAESPAGDSAGKITQSGLNTPLRLWYDKPAAQWEETLPLGNGRLGMMPDGGVGKENIVLNDITLWSGAPQDANNKEAYKKLPEIQRLLLEGKNDQAQALIDKDFICTGKGSGAEPFGCFQTLGNLSMAFRYKGVQGNDVPYGNYTRTLSLDDALAACSYQVGDVTYKREYFTSFGDDVGMIRITASKPGMISFNLSLSREEKGSVRVNEKTLEMVGQLENGTDGKGMEYIAQVALRLQGGKLSTTGNQLVVNDATEVVVFFSAKTSFKDKAFRQHAQQLLDKAMAVDYGLQKKKHITNFRKLFHRQQVWLGSGGSDKLTTDKRLEQFYNATTPDNQLTVLFYQFSRYLSISSTRVGLLPPNLQGLWAHQIRTPWNGDYHLDVNVQMNHWGVEPANLAELNLPLADLVANMVPHGERTAKAYYNADGWVAHVITNPWMFTEPGESASWGVTKSGSGWLCNNLWDHYVFSGDKNYLKKIYPVLKGSAQFYASILIKEPKTGWLVTSPSSSPENHFYMPDGSGKHAAICMGATIDNQIIRELFNNVITASATLGIDKAFSDTLKTKLAQIPPPGRIAPDGRLMEWLEDYKETDKEHRHISHLYGLYPANLITPSQTPDLAEACKQSLNVRGDDGPSWAIAYKQLFWARLHDGNRAYKLFREIMKPTLKTNINYGAGGGVYPNLLSAGPPFQIDGNFGAGAGIAEMLLQSHEGYINFIPAIPEAWQAEGAVKGMRARGNITVDFAWKNGKVTSYQLRSPKKQTVKVMLNGNIVTTSTQPLLN